The region GAGGAAGGAAACATGGTGGAGTAAGGGAATTTGCATTCATTGAACAAGACATCTTTTGAGATAAACACTTTGCCATTAGAACCAAGACATTTGTACCCTTTATGAGTGGGAGAGTAACCTAGAAAAAGACACTCTTTTGAGTGCATAGCCAATTTGTTTGAATTATAAGGTGTGAGGGAAACAGTAGCAGTCAAACCCTTTTAGAAATTAATAATCAGGGACTTTGAAATAGAGCAAGAAAGGGGATGAGGTGTTTCCTAGAGTTGAATATGGGAGCCTATTGATGAGATAGGTAGCTGTAATAAAGGCATGATTCCAAAACTTGATAGGCAAATTTTCTCAAGCTAAGAGTGTTAAATCAGTCTCTACAACATTTCTATGTTTTCTTTCAACTGATCCATTTTTATGATGAGTGTGAGGACAAGAAATTCTATGGATAATAACATGTGAGGCCAGAAAGTGTGTGAGAGGTTTGAACTCACCCACCCCCACCCCCACCCCACGCCCCAAAATCAGTTTGAACTGATTTAATTTTGAGGCCAAATTGTAATTCAACTAAGGCTTTAAACGGAACAAATGTATTGGGTGTGAGATTTTAGTTTTAAAGGGTAAATCCATGTGTACCTACTGTAAGCATCTACGCATGTCAGGAAGCAAGTGTAGCCACAAGTATATTGAACACGGGAAGGTCCCCATAGATCACATATAATTAATTCAAGGGGTTTTGTGTAAATAGTAGTTGAAGAAGTATAAGGTAATCTGTGAACCTTTCCCATTCAACAAGCATTACAAAATTCATCAAATTATTTATTAGGAATTGAGACATTACACAATTTGAGAACCTATTTTAAGACCTCATGACTAGGATGGCCAAGTTTGTGATGCCATAGTTGATACACATTAGAAACTGAACCTATAGTTCTATTGTTAAAAGAGGGTATTGAAACAATAACTAAGACTAAAATTTGTAGATAGAGACTTGAGATTTGAAGAGGTGTTGCCAATGCTGGGGGCTTTAGGAGATGATGGTGGTGGAATGCAATCAAACTTGTATAAACCAGCAGGTCCAAGAGAGTCACTCAAGAGTATCTTAGATGTAGTCTGACATTTGACAAAGCAAGAATTAGCATGGAATTCAAAAAAGATAGAATTATCTTTTGCAAATTGGCTGACACTTATGAGATTTTTGGTGATATTAGGAACAGGAAGCAGTTTACTTAATTTTAGAGATCTATGAGGACAGAAATTTGAGGGAAAGACCATAGAGCCACGAGATGTAATGGACAAACCTTGACCATTACCAATTTGAACATGATATATGCTAGGCAGAGAGATTGAATCCATGAGGTTGGTGGCTTCAGGTGTGACGTGATCGGAGGCTCCTGAATCAAGATACCAATGTTGGTTGTAGAAAGAGGAAACTTTAGTTCCAGCTAGCAAGGCTTAAGGACTTGGTCCAGAGTATTGAGAGGAGAGGGAAGGACTCATAGGTGGAGATTGTTGTAGATGCGGATGATTAGGTGCTTTGTAACCAGGTTGTGTCCATACATTGGACTGATTTGGTCCATACTTACCATAGGTTGCAGGTGCACCATAGTAGGTGTTGGAACCATAGGGATCATGCGTATGTCGATAATAGCAATAATTGGCATCATGCCCAGTTTTGTAATAGATTTGACATTGAACAGAGTTTATGTTGGCATTGCGAGCACCGGGACCTCGAAATCTTCCTCCACAGTCACTTTTTCCTCGAAAGTAGTTGCCACTGCCAAAACCCATGAGAGTTACCACCATTGGGTTCAGGATTTTCCGGATTTTGATAGTTGGAATTTGCTGTTTGCGTACCTCCTTGAGTAAGATTAACAGTTACAACCTCAGCTACATCTTTGATTTTTAAACCCTAGATTCTTGAGTTATAAGCAGTGATTCAAGTTCATCCAAAGAAATGAATTTCGATTTTGAGTTTACTGCGCTACTACTGAGTCAAATTCAGATGGTAAAGCTTCGAGGATGAGTTCAATTTGATCACGTGTATAACCGGATCACCGATGGACATCAGTGTGTCGACAATCGTACGAACACGAGCAAGAAACTCTGAAATAGATCTGATACCTTTTGAGAGAGAATGGAGCTCCGATCTGATCTGAGTTGACGAGAGTTGATTTTCATTTGCATCAGTGAAAAAAAATCAGGTTGTTTTATTAAGAGTTGAAGAGAGGTTAGGTTGACGAGAAGGAGTTGAAGCAACGAGTTGAAGCAATTAAACAAGCTCCGATCTAAGAACACAAAAAGTTCTTAGGTAGACACGGATATAACAAATAGAGACCACTAACACAGATATCATGAGTTTTCATAAGGTTAGGTTGTTTGATTAAGAACAAATAATTCTTTTAACTAAACTCGTTTTGTTTAAACACATTATCAAAGATAAAAATACATTGGGATTACCGATAGTATAAAAACAGATTGAAAATTATCAAGTTTTATAACAACAAGGGGACGGGATTGGTCAAAATTCTATGACTCAATCAAAATTAGAACTTTTTTGTTATGgattatatataatatatacaCTTTTCTGTGATTTTATAAGTAATTTTTATAACAATTTATTCAAAGGCAGTAAGTTATTTCAAACTTAGGTTTGGAATTAAAAAATTCAACAATGgtaaaatttcatggtttaacaaaATAATAATTAGATAACTTTTAAAAACATATGTATATCTCAATATTTTCTAGTAATATTAAAATAATGAAATTTTATTGATTTATTAAAATTGTAATATCTATAATAATTATAAACAGACTTTTATTGTGGTGAAAGATAACACACCGATACTATTTAGGAAGAAAATAATTTGGATTGATAcaaaaataaaccaattaaaGACCAGTTTGAAAGGGCTTATTTGATCTTATCTACCAATGTAAATTTTGTGTCACAATTAAGGAGCTGTTGATCATGCTTTCATTCTACAAAATATAACTAATAAAAAACATATAAAATGTTCACATATCTAACTCAATTCTTGAACCATGCAATCTAGCTCCCTGACAAGGAGCAAAAGAAAAAGAGACATTATAAAAATATATAGATGAGTAAGCACAAACATAATGCCAAAAAAAAGTGCAACTCTTACTAAAAAGCAATAATCATATCAAAATCTTTTACCATTAACTACTTAAATCAATGCAAAGCATTTAAATAAATCCAAATTCTGATCAGATTATAACAATGTCATGACCTTAAAATATTTTAAACCAAGGTACAATTGACTTCAATGCTCACTGAAAATTCTAAACTCATATTCCTGTAAATGCCTTCTTTGCAAGATTAGAAGATCCGGCTGGGAGAACTTTCAATACATTAAACCTGACTGTTTTTGAAATTGGCCTGTGAACATTGTAGAAGTAAATGTAAATAGAGAGCTTAAACACAACAAATTAATTGTTCTTGAATAAACTAAAAATAAACTTTGTTTTTCAGCAAAGATCTAACCTGCACTGGCCAATAGTAACATGATCTCCTTCCTTCACTCGGAAACAAGGTGAAACATGCGCAGGGATATTAGAATGACGCTTCTCGTACCTAGTAACAAATAATCACAACAAATAGTCCTTACACAATTGTGGCACACAAATATATCAGAACTGCTCACAGTAGTAAGAAAGAGTAGAATACCTCTGATACTTCTTGATGAAGTGAAGATAATTTCTCCTAACAATGATGGTCCTATTCATCTTTGCACTATGACAGGTCCCAGCTATGATACGACCACGGATCGAGACATTGCCAGTGAATGGGCACTTCTTGTCAATATAAGTTCCTATGTGAAAAACATTAGAAGAAGTCCTCCGGATACAGACACAAGTAAACTTATGTACAAATAAGAAAATGTAAGACTTGATGTGACTCAAAAAATATAAGTACATTAGATTCTGAGTCCATGCAATGAATCTTATAAGAAAGAATTCAAATCCTAGAAATTGAGATAACAAAAAGACTCTATCTAATTGGACACCAAAGTTTGGATTTAAAGGAACCAATTATAACTATAATATTTAGTTGGCTAGACAATTATTCCTAACAGATGAATGATACACAATTTGAGTAACTACAAATTCACTGTAACACAGACACCTCTAAAAAAGGTGTATGTCTCAGTGTTGGTGTCTGGTGACCGTGTATGCTTCATAGACTACACTTTCTTATATACAAACCTCTTGATGTGTCCAGTCTATCCATCATGATTCTTAGAACACAATGTCAACTCCATTGTATCAGTAAAATACTAACATTAGCATATCAATGTTCATAGACATTCCAATCTATCTATCTATGGTTCTAACCACAAAATGACAACTACATAAACAGTTAAACATAGGTATTCATATCAGTATACACTCAATTTTATCAGAGTAAATAATCACTGAAAGAATATAAACTAATAACATTAACATGAACATCAAAATCACACAAAATCCGTAAATTCAGAATCTAACAAACCTTCAATGGCATCCCTGGGAGTCTTGAATCCAAGTCCAACAGATTTCCAGAATCGGTTTCCACCCTTACCAGGTCTCTTCCCCTTCCCAGATATCTTCGAGCTTCATAAAAAAAATACAGATTCACGAACATTGAAATAGAAACCATAATAACAACATTCATACTAAAAGATGAAAGTTTCGCAGAATTACCATAGAAACACTTTGGGTTGCTTCAAATAAGCCTTCTCAGTCTGCAAATTCGAAATCAGAAAGCAATTAGTAAATCGAAAAATCATCAAAAGCACAAAGAAGCATTGATTTGAAGGTAACAAACTTGCTCCGCCATGGTTGGTTGTTGATGAGGGTTTGTTTCACACCGGGAAGTTTGCAGCGGCAGCAATGGGTAACCCTAAACCTGAGATGGCGATGCTAGTTTTATAACGAAGAACAaattttgttgagttttttttttttctattatttGGGCTTTACAACAGTGGATAAGTAACAACTCAAATTGGGGTAACTTTTTCACCTTACCTTTTCTGATACACCCCCTACTTTTAACTATGGCAAATCAAATGGAATTATGCTTATACGTATTTCAACAAATTACAcatatttaatttattttgattCTATCTACTAACATTGCTCCATTaatctctttttttttatttttcaatgttattttaaaatattttttatttcaaatacATATAATCATACTATATGTAAATGATCATCAGTTATCCTCAAATTGTTTTTCTCAAATGAATAATATAGTTGGTATATATCATgataaaaattaagtttgaaatTCTGAACAAATTTCTATCCTATATTATAGTATtcttattattttaattattattttaataaaaatggaattatTATTAACATAGTTATTTAGTGGTCAACTTCTCTTAACGACTAGGAATTTAGACAAAATTTATATCGGTCAAGTGGAAGTAGTCAAAAAAATCATATTATTTGGGATGAGAAAGAAACTAGAAGAGGTCAATGGATTTTGGGTTGAGCTTCTTCACGAGGTATTATGGTTATATTATACAACTTCACACTCATCAACCAATGAAACCCTCTTCAGGATGGTCTAGGATGCAAATGTGGTAATCCCAATTGAAATTAACACACTCACATGGCGAAGGGAGCACTCTAGTGAAGAAAAATATCAGATCAAACTAGAAAACTATGTGAACCTCATGAAAGAGATCAGATAGATAATTGAAATTCAAGAATTTGCAGCAAAGTAAAGAACGACGATAAGGTACAATTCAAAGGTGAAACCTACGACAATGGAAGAGTGTGACCTAATACTGAAACAGATAGTATAGCTATCTAAGAATGGTAATATATACCCAAATTGGGGAGGGAGTTTTCGAGTACGATACAAAATATCACATTGGGCATACCTGATACAAGCTATAAAGTATTTAAAGAGAAGAAATTTTGAGGACTTGGAATATTATTAATTTAAGATATTATTATAGTTGAATGGAGCCTCTAAGGCCAAACATTATGTAACTTTTATTTTTATGCAATAAATCAATAACCCTTAGGGTCACACTTTTTCCTCGCAAGGGTAAGGTGTTTAATGAGACTGTGTGATTGTTTTAATTAACCATGCATTATGCCATAGGTAAAAATCTTAAATGATCGACTTAGAAGACGATCAGAACTCTTGTGGGACACTGAGACCCTTTAGGGTATCCATCAGGATCTTGGTAGGACTTTAAAGCGTTATAGAGTGTCCATCAGAACCTTAAGGGACTCTAAAGCTCTCCAAAGTATCCATCAGAACCTTAGTATGACTCTAAAACCTTTTAGGTACCCATTAAAACCTCAATAGGACTCTGAAGCCATTTGGGGTATCCATCAAAACCTTTATATGATTCTAAAGCTCTACGGGGTATCCATCAGAACCTGAGTGGGACTCTAACAAGGAGGGTTAAATTACTTAAATCAATTACAACAAGCATAAAAATATAAGGTAATATCCTAGGTGGATGAGACATCTTAGGGTGAGGTCTCTAGTTTGACAGTATTGTGAGTGCAATATGCTCTTGATGTATTTTGAATGATATCAAAACTAGGTAACTTAGATCCTTGTGTATTTAGACCTCACAATCTCAAAtatgcatcatcatcatcatagAACATGTAAGACTAGATTACATAAGTCATCGCATGCCTAAAATATGCATTCTTTATAAAAAGACATACATGGGTTGATACATGTTGAGTATGGGTTAATACACACTGAGTGGAATTCAAATGAATTTGGGTTTGCCTCTAATGAGTCGATACAATCGAGTAATGAGTCGATACATCCTGCGATTGGGTCAACTCATTCTTGTTTGGGTCGACTCAATCTGAAAGACGTTTTTCAAAGATTGTCATTGCCTCAAATGAGTCGATACAAATGAAAAATGGGTTGATACATTGAGCGGATGGATCGACTCTCCCGTGTTTAGAGTTGACTCATCCTGAAACATTTTTCTCTCAAATTAGTTAATACCTATAATGTATTGTCTCTGTTTGCTTCGTATTAACTCATTCAACTGATGTATTGACTCATTCCATTTTAGATTCAATACATTATGTACCAAATTTTAAAAATTACATTTTGGATAAAAATATGTTTTTACTCATTTCTTTTTTACATTCACACATACATATAAATACTTATTCATGCGTCATTTATAAGCATTGAATCCTGAAAGATACAAAGaattctcatcatcttcaacctctcttGACACATTCATcaactacacataatcattttttattGTTTGTTGGAAAAAAAAAGATTGATAAGGTCCAATTTAGGATTGTGTAATCAATATGAGTTAAGGTTTTCTTTGGGGGATTTTATAACACCAAATTACACCGTTATTTTGACTCGTTTTGTACATGTTTTATTATCGTTTTACCTCCATTTCCAGTGTTATGTGGGTATTTTGTCTGCATTTAAGGTATTTGACCATATAGGATCCATGTGTGAAGAAATGAAGCAATTTAGAtgcaaaacaaagaaaaatggGAAATTACACACAAGACGACCTACATGACATTTGCCATGGAGAATGCCATATGAAGAGTGACGTGTCCCACTCACCAACGGAAAGATTGACCCATTCTTCCACACGTTGGAAAGGTGGTGTTCTCCACCTTGGCATGACATTCGCCATCCTTTGTGAAGGCCATACAGTTAGAAAATGGACTTGCTTGGTCTCCCACTCACTCCATGCACTCATAAATTCTCTCTCATGAATGAAAAAGCTTCCCACTTAATATTTTGGACCTTGGAACATTATAAATAAGCGATAAGCTTCATTTTCCGAGGCATCCAAGCTTAGAACAATCTTAAGCACTAGAATTACCGGTTAAAATTATAACTcgttgtaacacctcaaaatttgccctcctctcttgggactagtttaacatattacatttcattaggcattgcatattgcatatcatgtggttacattgtgcaagtcatcctcataagtctggatcagaagataaagaggtcatgtgcaagccCAGGGTTCCAttggactgatcattaatcatctgaggatgtggaggtccaaattagggttttgtgattctcaaaggagattggtcttcatcttgattggaatgattcatcatcatcatcatcatggtttgtcatcatcaagtgaCTGATtatataccttgagattagggttttgaccactagtcaaccctaatcatctgcattgggccaatcagggcatggcaaggagatgaggttttcaatggatatggggatcattttatgattatattgagcttatggaagctagggtttcatcattgagccatttcatcaggagtttgaggctcaacttgatcagtgcattgccaaattcatctatcagttgaaaaagtcaactgtggtcaactgtgcatgatttgatggatttggagggggaaatgagttggatacacttcattcatgtctaaacaagtttcatttgacatttcaaacatcaagaatgaagaaaataaaatcagatggaaactttccaaaaatagaaagtgacttgtaattgaaaactgccaaaaatggaaagttttcctcctcaaaattatgtttccaaaaatgcttcaaatgaaattttgttcaacatgaaagttgtagatcttgctctcacctttccaaaaagtccaagaacatgaatttctcatttgtggttggcaagttatggattgatcattgtccaaaaaagttgattttcaaagtggcataacttttgattcacaaggccaaattgggtgatctttctttgagcaaactccatttgacatgtactttcatgatgcatcattacatttcatcaaaaatcatcacataaaaagtccatttttcaagtgaattaattttaaaaagtggagggaaaaaatcaagttcaaaaataatgcattgttttcacattttaACATTTCCGTTGgttttaaaataatattttgagagaaaatgaatgcaaaaacgtgcactattcacatgccatgccatgcataaggtaaaaaaataatttttgcaaaacacctccaaaattaaccatttttcattagcatttgattagaacttaattaatcatgattagtgaagcatataaatagtaaatcataacagaattttttTTACACATTTTTTAGATCTAGAATTTTCTCCAACGGAAAGATTGACCCATTCTTCCACACGTTGGAAAGGTGGTGTTCTCCACCTTGGCATGACATTCGTCATCCTTTGTGAAGGCCATCCAGTTAGAAAATGGACTTGCTTGGTCTCCCACTCACTCCATGCACTCATAAATTCTCTCCCATGAATGAAAAAGCTTCCCACTTAATATTTTGGACCTTGGAACATTATAAATAAGCGATAAGCTTCATTTTCCGAGGCATCCAAGCTTAGAACAATCTTAAGCACTAGAATTACCGGTTAAAATTATAACtcgtcacatcgaggggttataGCACCAAAGAGCATTAAGTTTGTACGAAGTTTGAAGCACTTTATCTCATCACAGTTTAATCTTGCCTCCATTTATATTTCTTAAAAATCTTCATCAATTTATTATGTACCAGATTCAAGCCTCTCTTTGGAGCAAGTTATTATCATATTACGCATTTTATTATCGCTTTGTTTATTTACTCGCACTTTACTTTCCTCGTCTCTCACAACTTCTTTTATTTCCAAGTCTTATTTCTCGCACCGTATTGCTTTCAATTACCTTTCCAAAATGTTTACTTCTAAGTTTCAAAACTATGTTTTCATGTTTGTCATAAGCATGTCCAACTAATTTGTTGATGCTAGGATGTGAGGACCGTCATTTGGCGGTACTCTAACTGTTGTTTCTTTAGGATTTTAATTATGGGTTATTTTGGTTTTAATACAATTTTTCTGAGCTCAATTTAATCGGTCACTATGAAAGTAGAGCCATGAAAACGatgggtaagatcgaaagtcgtctGACACTAAAGAATAAGATTGGTTTGTTTTTTATTAACGAATACTGCAAAAACACTTTGTTAATTAACTAGGAAAGTATAATATTTATAGAAGGAGGTTTAAAAACTATTTGTGGATGTGTTTATAGGTTTTGGATCCGGTTACCTGAACGAAAGCATGGAACCCTCTTAAGTTAAACTTTTCaatcaaaattacttttcaacTGAGTAAAGAGTCTGATTTCTTAAAATATGATTTACTACTTTAACGCAATAAGCATTGGTCACCCATGACAGTGGACGGTATAAATTAGAGAGTCAAATCTGGTTCTaaatacgcgaaagcgacagttcctgttcaattatattattttcaaagtagaaaatattgcctTGTACAATGATCCTATTTAGAAACAATCAAGAGTACTGTTGTTTGATAAGAATCGCGTCCCGATATTATTTGTTTGAATTTATTAAAGTTATTTATTTCATTTCTCCTTTGCTTAATTCATTTTCCTTAGATAAATATTGTAGCAACTATAAACTATAGATTGACAATTAGGTCtctgtgggttcgatatcttttaaaactacaaGATAGATTAACAATTAGGTCTCTCGCGAACATAATTTAAGGATAAAACCTTAGGGTCTTTACTCCAAGATCAAGGGTTTATTATGAGGTTTTTGCACAAGTCTTGTCAACTTGGATTCGACCGAGCGAAGACTTTGAATAATGGGGGTTATTGCAAAGGAGTATCGGTAATCGGATGATTAATTGAAAGGCGTGGGACAAGATTTCACAATTTGGATTCAACCGGGTGAAGGCTTTAAAGAAAGAAAGGTTTGGTTAAAGGAGTAGCGGTAACCGAAAGATCATATTGGAGATCTTGTGTGACTTGATCTTGCTAACATCAAGGGTGGAGAAGGAGctagaatcaacatcaaacatagggtTTGGAGTTTGCATTTCTACTACTTCTCTTACAAACTGATATTGCAAAGGTTAATTACAATACCTCAAATTGATTTCGAATTAAGGACAATCGTACTAATAGTGAGGACAATTGTTTTATACTTCTACACGTTTTTGAAACTTACTCCTTCGTGGTTGTCCGACTTAGCTATGTGATTGCATTATCGGAATAAATGCAATTTAATGGATGTTTTACGATTCAAATTTTGGAGAAGCCTCATTCTAACAGGTGATATTGAgttgattttaaaaaaaaaaaattcaaagagTTTTCTATTTTTCGTATAAAAGGATTTTGAGTAATTCGTATAACAAAATAAAGTCTTTGTAATTGAATAAGTCTTAAATTAAGGACCACTTGTGATGTGTTAGGTGGAGACATATTATTTTAAATTAAGGACGACTAGGAATTTAGACAAAGTTTATATCGGTCAAGTGGAAGTAGTCAAAAAAATCATATTATTTGGGATGAGAAAGAAACTAGAAGAGGTCAATGGATTTTGGGTTGAGCTTCTTCACGAGGTATTATGGTCATATTACACAACTTCACACTCATCAACCAATGAAACCCTCTTCAGGATGGTCTAGGATGCAGATGTGGTAATCCCAATTGAAATTAACACACTCACATGGCGAAGGGAGCACTCTAGTGAAGAAAAATATCAGATCAAACTAGGAAACTATGTCAACCTCATGAAAGAGATCAAATAGATAACTTAAATTCAAGAATTTGCAGCAAAGTAAAGAACGACGATAAGGTACAATTCAAAGGTGAAACCTACGACAATGGAAGAGTGTGACCTAATACTGAAACAAATAGTATAACTATCTAAGAATGGTAATATATACCCAAATTGGGGAGGGAGTTTTCGAGTACGATACAAAATATCACATTGGGCATACTTGATATAAGCTATAAAGTATTTAAAGAGAAGAAATTCTAAGGACTTGGAATATTATTAATTTAAGATATTATTATAGTTGAATGGAGCCTCTAAGGCCAAACATTATGTAACTTTTATTTTTACTCAATAAATCAATAACCCTTAGGGTCACACTTTTTCCTCGCAAGGGTAAGGTGTTTAATGAAACTGTGTGATTGTTTTAATTAACCATGCATTATGCCATAGGTAAAAATCTTAAATGATAGACTTAGAAGACGATCAGAACTCTTGTGGGACTCTGAGACCCTTTAGGGTATCCATCAGGATCTTGGTAGGACTTTAAAGCGTTATAAAGTGTCCATCAGAACCGTAGGGGACTCTAAAGCTCTCCAAAGTATCTGTCAGAACCTTAGTAGGACTCTAAAACCTTTTAGGTGTCCATTAAAACCTTAATAGGACTCTGAAGCCATTTGGGGTATCCATCAAAACCTTTATATGATTCAAAAGCTCTACGCGGTATCCATCAGAACCTTATTGGGACTCTAACAAGGAGGGTTAAATTACTTAAACCAATTACAACAAACATAAAAATAGAAGGTAATATCCTAGGTGGATGGGACATCTTAGGGTGAGGTCTCTAGTTTGACAGTATTGTGAGTGCAATATGCTCTTAATGTACTTTGAATGATATCAAAACTAGGTATCTTATATCCTTGTGTATTTGGACCTCACAATCTCAAACATGCATCATCATAGAACATGTAAGACTAGATTACATAAGGCATTGCATGCCTAAAATATGCATTCTTCATAAAAAGACGTGCATGGGTTGATACATGTTGAGTATGGGTTGATACATACTACGTGGAATTCAAATGAGTTTGGGTTTGCCTCTAATGAGTCGATACAATCGAGTAATGATTCGATACATCCTGTGATTGGGTCAACTCATTCTTGTTTGGGTCGACTCAA is a window of Lathyrus oleraceus cultivar Zhongwan6 chromosome 6, CAAS_Psat_ZW6_1.0, whole genome shotgun sequence DNA encoding:
- the LOC127097290 gene encoding 40S ribosomal protein S11; the encoded protein is MAEQTEKAYLKQPKVFLCSKISGKGKRPGKGGNRFWKSVGLGFKTPRDAIEGTYIDKKCPFTGNVSIRGRIIAGTCHSAKMNRTIIVRRNYLHFIKKYQRYEKRHSNIPAHVSPCFRVKEGDHVTIGQCRPISKTVRFNVLKVLPAGSSNLAKKAFTGI